One window of Azotosporobacter soli genomic DNA carries:
- a CDS encoding TAT (twin-arginine translocation) pathway signal sequence, with protein sequence MKHSLSRTLKQSALTLSAITLLAGALPPSVLAAPISLADCQNFSPTAMAEQSSYIMNSYQYLLKTSQEISDPQLRQKTADYLANPVPSLWQRFPGDAEKESLKQQLVAAGYLSASASYDQFLPPMRNTANPPQPFYAAPGSGYMSHHAYPGGLATHVASNVKIALGIYNTYKDVYGITLNKDVIIASEMLHDLHKPWVFQWQSDAASLKEYSIAGTGSHHILSIAEAMYRNFPKEVVVAIACAHNHPGTAQDEAQVVSWLKAAALISGKDPIAAGYLAPSGETLPQPRWIEGFVTHLGDHDFVLTVPMAQWTIAQLQNIAKAHYGMSEQDLHSAKFYAFRDYVFSQATIERLYTIWVQGGEQKLTDTVLSLVKP encoded by the coding sequence ATGAAGCACTCTTTATCACGCACCCTTAAACAATCGGCATTGACTCTATCTGCGATCACCTTGCTGGCGGGTGCGTTGCCGCCTTCCGTACTTGCCGCACCGATCAGTCTGGCAGACTGCCAAAATTTTTCGCCGACCGCAATGGCTGAACAATCCTCTTACATCATGAACAGCTACCAATACCTGCTCAAGACGAGTCAGGAAATCTCCGATCCGCAGTTGCGACAAAAAACAGCCGACTATCTGGCCAATCCGGTGCCCAGCCTTTGGCAGCGCTTTCCGGGCGATGCCGAAAAAGAAAGCCTGAAGCAACAGTTAGTCGCCGCCGGTTACCTTTCAGCTTCCGCCAGCTATGATCAGTTTCTTCCGCCGATGCGCAACACGGCAAATCCGCCGCAGCCGTTTTATGCCGCTCCCGGCAGTGGCTATATGAGTCATCACGCCTATCCTGGCGGCCTAGCCACGCATGTCGCCAGCAACGTCAAGATCGCCCTTGGCATCTACAATACCTACAAAGACGTCTATGGCATCACGCTTAATAAAGACGTTATCATCGCCTCCGAAATGCTGCACGACCTGCATAAACCCTGGGTCTTCCAATGGCAAAGCGATGCCGCCAGTCTGAAAGAATACAGTATTGCCGGTACCGGCTCACATCATATTCTCAGCATCGCTGAAGCGATGTACCGTAATTTCCCCAAAGAAGTCGTCGTTGCGATTGCCTGTGCGCATAATCATCCCGGCACTGCTCAAGACGAAGCACAAGTGGTAAGCTGGTTAAAAGCCGCCGCACTGATCTCCGGCAAAGACCCCATCGCAGCCGGTTATCTGGCACCATCCGGTGAAACCTTGCCGCAGCCGCGCTGGATTGAAGGTTTTGTCACGCATCTTGGCGATCATGACTTCGTCCTGACCGTACCAATGGCACAGTGGACAATCGCCCAGCTGCAAAACATCGCCAAGGCGCATTATGGCATGAGCGAGCAGGATTTGCATTCCGCCAAGTTTTACGCGTTTCGCGACTATGTTTTCTCGCAGGCTACGATTGAACGCTTGTACACAATTTGGGTTCAGGGCGGCGAGCAAAAATTAACTGATACCGTCCTCTCACTCGTCAAACCATGA